A region of the Planctomycetota bacterium genome:
GCGCATGGCTGGCGAAATTAACGAACCTGAACCCGCTTTCATCCCTCAGGATACAGGCGTGTTTGGGCATCATGGCTTTTAGGAAAGAACCTTTCAGGTGGAAATCGCAATCTTCATCAGCGCCGAAAAAGGTGGCGGTTTTTAAAAGCGAGAAATTACGGGTGCCGCGTTTGGCATCTTGAAAGACCAGATAACCCCGGATAGTGCTGCTTCTTTCCTTTTGCTTCAAATCGAGCTGGCGGCTGTCGATGGCAATAGTCATATCCATATCAAGTTTTTTGGGAGGCGGAGGCGGTGCGGCCGGTTTCTCTTTTGCCTCGGTAGGCGGAGTGCACGGTTGCGGAACACATTGCTGGGGGGCGCATGCCGGGACTTCATCCATTATTTTAAATAATATGGAATAATTCCACAAGCCTATTTCATCGCCGTCATTAAGGTTATACTGATTAACTCTTTTCCCGTTTACGTAAGTGCCGTTGCCGCTGGCCAGGTCTAAAACCACATAAGCTGGTCCGCGCTTTTCTATCCGCGCGTGGTGGCGTGAAACGCCCACGTTATCAATCTGGACATCGCAGGTCGGATCGCGCCCCAAGAGAACCGTATCTTTATTGAGCTTAAAGGTCTTGATGGGCTTGCGCTCAAAAGAAAGAGTTAATTCGATCATAGCTCCCTCCCTAATATAAACGGGGTTAAATTTTATTTATACGGGATAAACGCTTACGCGCCTACCGCCTTCAAATTTGACCTTGCCGTTAATCATCGCGAAAATGGTGTTATCGCGCCCGATTCCGACATTGCGACCGGGTTTATAGAGGGTCCCGCACTGGCGCACGATAATCGAACCGCTATTAACCGCTTCCCCTTCGAACCTTTTTATCCCGCGCCGCTGCGACTGGCTGTCGCGGCCATTCCGGGAAACACCACCGCCTTTTTTATGTGCCATAATTTCAGTCTCCTTAAGTTAAGTTCCCTGTTTGGGTTGCATATAAATTTATGATAAAATGGCGAAATTGTCAACTAAAATTCGGAATATTTCTCCGATTTTATTTTTATCACGGCCGGCGCATGCCCAGAGCGGAAAACACCCCTGCCTGAAGGAAAAAGGCTTCCGGCTAA
Encoded here:
- a CDS encoding FHA domain-containing protein → MIELTLSFERKPIKTFKLNKDTVLLGRDPTCDVQIDNVGVSRHHARIEKRGPAYVVLDLASGNGTYVNGKRVNQYNLNDGDEIGLWNYSILFKIMDEVPACAPQQCVPQPCTPPTEAKEKPAAPPPPPKKLDMDMTIAIDSRQLDLKQKERSSTIRGYLVFQDAKRGTRNFSLLKTATFFGADEDCDFHLKGSFLKAMMPKHACILRDESGFRFVNFASHARGTVNNSDIKDQRLKDGDVIEIGGMTYKYFNGLPAIK
- the rpmA gene encoding 50S ribosomal protein L27, yielding MAHKKGGGVSRNGRDSQSQRRGIKRFEGEAVNSGSIIVRQCGTLYKPGRNVGIGRDNTIFAMINGKVKFEGGRRVSVYPV